GACCGGATCGCAATCGGCCGAACCCGCACCGCTGAATTCGATTTCACCGCAATGACCTATCCGGGTCTGCTCGAGCGTGCCTGCGCTGGTGCCGCGACACTGCGTGATCTCGGCGTCCGTGAACTGGTCTACCTCGGCGTCAACACCGTCGATTTCCCGACGGCGCTGTTTGCGGCCGCCTGGGCCGGTATCCCGTTGGTACCGGTGAACTACCGCCTCAGCGGGCGCTCGCTAACAGAGCTGCTGGCTCACCACCGCGACGCGCTGGTCGTCTCGGACCTTCACCCCCCACCGACGCCCAGGTTTGGAGCGCCGCGCGGTGGCGCACCGCCTGTGCC
This is a stretch of genomic DNA from Mycobacterium sp. ELW1. It encodes these proteins:
- a CDS encoding AMP-binding protein, giving the protein MNLLTLLDMAAMGMPDRIAIGRTRTAEFDFTAMTYPGLLERACAGAATLRDLGVRELVYLGVNTVDFPTALFAAAWAGIPLVPVNYRLSGRSLTELLAHHRDALVVSDLHPPPTPRFGAPRGGAPPVPGPPTARRAGPTTPTP